TCATCGGACTGCTGCTGGTCCTTGCCGCCATCATGGCGGATCAGGCGTGGTTCGACGCGCATTTCCTGCCGGTATTCTTCATCACGCGCGACGACTTCCTGCTGGGGACATGGCTGGCCCGCCTCGCCGTGGGTGGATTGGGACTGGCGCTGCTTTTTCCGCTGCGCCCGGTCATCCGCAGGGCCTTTGCCCGACAAGGATGGAAGGACCTGCTTCCGCAAATCCTCGCTCTTGCACTGGCCTTGATACTGGCGCTCGGCACAGGCGAATTGCTGTTGCGCCTGCGCTCGCCCCGCGCTGCTGAAGAAGATCCACCGCAACAGGAACCGTTGCGCCACCATGATCCGATACTCGGCTGGACCTTCGTGCCCGGTCGCTCGGCACAGGCGATGGAGGGCGGGCGGATGATCGACTATGCCTTCGACCCCCATGGCTTTCGCGTCCGCAGCCTTGCCGAGCCGGTCGATCCGCGAAAACCCAGCATTCTCTTTGCGGGCGAGTCCGTCATGGAGGGCTTTGGTCTGCAATGGCAGGAAAGCATCGGCGCGCGGACCGCCGCCCTGCTGGGGCTTCAGCCGGTCAACATGGGCGTGAACGGCTATGCCGACGATCAGATTTATGGACGGCTGAAGCGGGAATTGCCGCGCTTTGCCCGGCCGGTGGCCGTCGTCATCCTCTTTGCGCCGGGCCTCATGTTCCGCGACGACGACATCGACAGGCCGCATCTCGGCCCGCATCTGAACTGGCACCCGGCGGAGCACCGGCTGCGTCTGCTCAGGCTGCTGGATTTTTATGTGCCCTATCATAGCAGCGCGGCCATGGAACGACTCGTCCGTCAGGTTCGGGACCAGTTGACGGCCAGCGTGGAACTGGCGCGCGCGCATCATGCAGCCGTGCTGATACTCGTTCCGCATTTCGGTGCCATCGACCGACGGGAGGCGCTGCTCCGCCGACGGATATTGGATGAAGGACGCATCCCCTATCTCTGGCTTGAGCTGGACCCGGCATGGCGGCTGCCCGACGACCCGCATCCCGACGCCAGGGGAGCGGATGTCATGGCGCAGGCGATTGCCGAACGGCTGAAACAGGCAAGGCTGCGCGCCGGAAAGGATCAGAACATATAGGCGATGCTGGCGAGCACGGTCGTTCGGTCGGGGCGCTGCTCATAATAGTCGGCGTTGCGGCCGCCGCCTGTCAGGGCCAATTGCACCTCAAAATCTCCCGCCTGTTTCGCCAGGCTCACGCGCCAGTCCCGATGCACTTTCCTGCCGTCAGGGGGCAGTTGACCGGCCATTTGGAACAGCGCGCCCGCATGAGCGCCAATTTGCCAGTCGCGCACGGGGCTGAAGGCGGCATTTATCTCACCATAGATTGTCTGGACATCGGATCGGAAATAATCCGGGCTGTAGGCGATGCGCGCGGACAGATGGCCCGACGCGACCCCTGCGTAAAATTCGGTATAATGGGCATTCTCGCCCCCGCTATAATAGTCCGTATAGCCGGACGCGACGATGCCGATGTCGATGGCCGGACCGGATCGTAGTTTCCAGGCGTGGCCGATATTGCCCTTGATGTTGAGGGGATGCGGCCCATCAGAGGTCAGCACCGCCGTCGCGGACCCCGCCAGGTAAAAACCTGACACATCGTCATAGGTCATGTCCAGAGTGGCGACCGGATGGCCGTTGCTCAACGACTGGCCGCGAAACCGGTCGTCGCTGGCAAGGGACAGGCTGGTCCCTATCTCCGCCCGCGCCGGGATGGACAGGCCGGAAAGCAGCAGCAACAGGGACCATGCAGCCGTCCGCATGGCGTCATGGCGGCGCGATGGCGGCGATCTTCGGGGCGCGGGCGCAGGCGCAGTCACAGGGGCCGGACAGATGCAGCAGCGACGCGCAGGCGTCTATCGCGCCGCCATCCGCCCGCGCCGCGACCAAGGTCGGGCGATCGCCACGCACCGGCCGTCCAGCCCGCAGAAGCGCGAGGAGGCCGCTGACATGGGCCGCCGCATAGGAACTGCCATTGACCAGAGTCCATCGTCCCCCCGGCTGCGTGGTAGGCACGTCACGTCCGGGCGCAGTGTAGACGCCATGGACCGATGCGGCCAGAGCTTCGTCCGAAACGGCGATCACCCCGGGCTGGGACGCGGGAAAGCCGCCCTTGGGAAGTGTCAGGTCGAAGGCCGCGACCACCCCGGCGCCTCGCGCGATCGCAAGCGCTATCAACCGGCCCAGCAGCATATCCTGCGGTCCCGCCAGACTGAGGTTGATGACCTGCGCTCTGTTCTCGATGGCGAAATGCAGCGCCTTGGCAAGGCTCAGGCTGTCGCAGAGCGTGGCGGTTGAACCGGTCCGTTGCCAGCAGGCACGCAGCGCCATCAGGCGGGCCTGCGGCGCGACGCCGACAATGCCGACGCCATTATTGGCCTTGGCCGCGATGACACCGGCGACAGCCGTGCCATGCTGTTCCACAGCGGCCGGATGATCTGCAACGAAATTCCGGTTGATCGCGACCTGTCCGGCAAGGTCGGGATGCCGCCCATCAACGCCACTGTCGATCACCGCTATGGTAACGCCCTTGCCGACGGATA
This window of the Sphingobium sp. EM0848 genome carries:
- a CDS encoding S8 family serine peptidase; translated protein: MIRRLATLGTWLSLCAALLLPALSPVHAQMAETDAAPRQILVLTRLPPDHMRLNHGYGGGYGDIQARSARRHEAERIARHHGLKLADEWPMPLLDLDCFIMTVPEPQSVADAVQQVSSDPAVVFAEPMHLYNARGNPSAYNDPLFPAQPDARLWRLADLHQLSVGKGVTIAVIDSGVDGRHPDLAGQVAINRNFVADHPAAVEQHGTAVAGVIAAKANNGVGIVGVAPQARLMALRACWQRTGSTATLCDSLSLAKALHFAIENRAQVINLSLAGPQDMLLGRLIALAIARGAGVVAAFDLTLPKGGFPASQPGVIAVSDEALAASVHGVYTAPGRDVPTTQPGGRWTLVNGSSYAAAHVSGLLALLRAGRPVRGDRPTLVAARADGGAIDACASLLHLSGPCDCACARAPKIAAIAPP
- a CDS encoding SGNH/GDSL hydrolase family protein translates to MMPLRARIAAAVVAIIGLLLVLAAIMADQAWFDAHFLPVFFITRDDFLLGTWLARLAVGGLGLALLFPLRPVIRRAFARQGWKDLLPQILALALALILALGTGELLLRLRSPRAAEEDPPQQEPLRHHDPILGWTFVPGRSAQAMEGGRMIDYAFDPHGFRVRSLAEPVDPRKPSILFAGESVMEGFGLQWQESIGARTAALLGLQPVNMGVNGYADDQIYGRLKRELPRFARPVAVVILFAPGLMFRDDDIDRPHLGPHLNWHPAEHRLRLLRLLDFYVPYHSSAAMERLVRQVRDQLTASVELARAHHAAVLILVPHFGAIDRREALLRRRILDEGRIPYLWLELDPAWRLPDDPHPDARGADVMAQAIAERLKQARLRAGKDQNI
- a CDS encoding TorF family putative porin — translated: MRTAAWSLLLLLSGLSIPARAEIGTSLSLASDDRFRGQSLSNGHPVATLDMTYDDVSGFYLAGSATAVLTSDGPHPLNIKGNIGHAWKLRSGPAIDIGIVASGYTDYYSGGENAHYTEFYAGVASGHLSARIAYSPDYFRSDVQTIYGEINAAFSPVRDWQIGAHAGALFQMAGQLPPDGRKVHRDWRVSLAKQAGDFEVQLALTGGGRNADYYEQRPDRTTVLASIAYMF